The genomic stretch ACCGAACCCGGCGTCCTCGGGAAGGGCGGGGCCGGTCAGGCTCACCGTCAGCGGCAGGCCGGCCTGGCGGAAGTTCTCGTAGAGCTCCTCCAGCGATTCCCCGATCGGGCGGCGGGCGGCGCCGACGTCCTGACCCTCACGCAGCACCCCGATCACGCGGCGCATATCCCCCAGCGCGGTGCGCCCGGTCCCGGAGAGCTCCTCCAGGACCTCTCCGGCCCGGTGGGGATCCTTCCGGGCCACGATCCGGGCGCCGTCGGCCAGCGAGATCATCACCGAGAGGGAATGCGCGATCACATCATGCATCTCCCGGGCGATCCGGTTGCGCTCGGCCACCTGTGCCAGCTGCTGGTTTCGCCGGGCCCACTCCAGGACCTCCTGCTCGTGGCTGCGGCCGCGGCGCACGGCGGCGCCGATCCCCGCGGAGATCCCCACGGTGAAGAACATCATCACCGCCAGGATGCTCAGCGACTCGAACTCGCTGAGCCCCATCGGGTCGTAGTAGTTCTCCATCCACCAGCTGGGACCGTGCCGCTCGGTCCAGATCTCGGTGCGCAGGAAGCTCAGATAGCCCAGCACGCAGGCCGGCAGCCCGGTGATCAGTCCCACCAGCAGTCCGCGCTGCAGCGCCACGGCGTAGGCGGCGAAGCACAGCCCCCACATCTGCACCCCCTGCCAGGGGTAGAAGAGCAGCAGCGCGGCCTCAGCCAGGGCCACCAGGGCCAGCACGCTGAGCGGGTGCGAGCGCCGGAAGCACAGGGCCGCCACGATCACCGCGTATCCGGGCAGCAGCCACAGCGCGCCGCGGCCGAGATCGTAGAAGGCATAGGGGTAGACCCACAGCGTCAGCAGCACGTAGACCCCGATGACCACCGCGTTCATGGTCTTGGGGTGCCGGCGGAACCATCCGCGCATCCCGCGGCCGCGCACGATGGCCAGGTCCTCGAACCCAGGGGGCATCGCCTGTGCGGCGGGGGATTCGGTGAGCGACGGGGTGATCACGGCGTCGACTCTACCGAGGCCGACGGCGCGAAGCTCAGGCATCGCGCCGGGTGAGCAGCAGCCATCCCGGGATCAGGACGACGCCGGCCCACACCAGCAGCAGCGCTCCGGCCAGCGCCGGGGGCAGGTCGCCGGCCATCGAGGCGCCACCGATGAATTGGCGCTGCAGCGCGAAGATCTCGAATCGCATCAGCTCGATGACCCACTGCGCGCCGTCGCTGATGCCCAGCAGCAGGCCCAGCACGATCGGCCCGCTGAAGAGCAGCAGACAGTAGGTGATCACCGCGCCGGCGGTGCTGCGCAGCAGGGCCCCGAGGCCGAACCCGAGCGAGGCGGTGATGATCACCGCGGCCCAGCTGCTGAACACCAGCCACCAGAGTCCCGGATCCAACAGTTCGGGCATCACGTCATAGAACCCGGCCAGCGGCAGCAGCACCAGGAAGCTCAGCGCCACCAGGACTGCGGTGAGCCCCGCGATGAACCCGCAGACCGCCAGCAGCTTGGCGGTGAAGAACATGCTGCGATTGGGCACGGCGGCCAGCGAGGATCGGATCGAGCCGGTGCTGTGCTCGGAGGTGATCGCCACCGCGGCGAGCGCCCCCATCAGCAGCGTGACCAGGGTGAAGCTGGAGAAGACGTTCTCGAAGAGGGTGAACCCGTCCAGCGGCGCCGCCGAGTTCTGGAGTGCGGAGTTCTGCTGTGCCGTGTCGGAGAGCTGCGCCCGGGTGCTGAGCACGGTGCCCAGCAGCGTGAGCAGCATCATGCTCAGCGCGACGAGGCTGAGCCACCAGTTCAGTCGCAGGCTGGTCAGCTTCAGCCATTCCGCGCGCAGCGCCCGCGGGAAGCTCAGCTCTGCGCGGCCCAGCGCCGCCGGCGGTGCGGTGGTGATGCCGCCGGGGCCGGCGCTGCCTGGGGCGCGGGATGTGTGCGGGTTCATGAGAGTCCTCCGGAGCGATGTTCGACGTAGTCCCCGGTGAGCCTGAGGTAGGAGTCCTCCAGCGAGGAGTGCAGCGGGGTCAGTTCATGGACCACCACGCCCAGCTCCAGGGCGCGGCGTCCGATGCTGCGGGCATCGACCCCGCGCACCTCGAAGGTCTCGGCGTCCTGACAGGTCAAAGTGACCTCCGCTCCGGCCAGGCCGGCCATCAGCGTCTGGGAGTCTTCGGTGCGGACCAGCACCCGGGTTTCCCCGGCCGTGTCGAGGAAGTCTCCCAGCGGCTGATCGGCGATGATCCGACCCTGCCCGAGCACGATGAGGTGGTCAGCGGTCTGTGCCATCTCCGACATCAGGTGCGAGGAGAGGAACACGGTGCGGCCCTGGCCGGCGAGCCGGCGGACCAGTTGGCGGACCCAGCGCACCCCTTCCGGGTCCAGCCCGTTGATGGGTTCATCGAAGATCAGCACCTGAGGGTCGCCCAGCATCGCCGCGGCGATGCCCAGGCGCTGACTCATCCCCAGGGAGTAGCCCTTGGTCCGCCGGTCGGCCACCGAGCTCAGCCCGGTCATCTCGATGACCTCCTGGACCCGGGACCGGGGGATCGCGTGGGTGGCGGCGAGGATGCGCAGCTGCTGCTCCCCGGTCCACCCGGGGTGGCCTGCCCCGGCGTCGAGCACCGCCCCGACCTCGCGCAGGGGTGCGCGGTGTTCAGCGAAGAGCTTGCCGTTGATGGTGATCTGCCCGGCACTGGGGCGGTCCAGTCCCATGGCCAGTCGCATGGTGGTGGACTTCCCGGCCCCATTGGGTCCCAGGAATCCGGTGACCCGGCCCGGTTCCAGCGCGAAGCTGATGCCGTCCACCGCGGTTCTGCTCCCGTAGGTCTTGCTCAAGCCGCTGGCTGTGATCATGCTTCCACGCTAGATCCGCCCGACCCCCGGACACATCACGCTGAAGGATGATCCTGCGGGCGGCTCGGAGAGTTCGGTTTCACGGGAAACATCCTGCTGGAGTAGGTCCAGGCGCGCAGCGGCGCCTCCAGGGGGCCACGGGTGAAGAAGTGCAGCCACAGTCGTGAGAGCCCCAGCTGGCTCAGCCACAGCAGGACGACGACGGCGCCCACCTGGCTGGCGCTGAGCTCTCCCGCCAGTCCCAGACCCAGCGGGGTGCCGAGCGCGGAGAAGATCAACGCGAGCACCAGGGACTGTCCCAGGTAGTTGCTCAACGACATCCGGCCGGCCGGCGCCAGCAGCCGCACCAGCCATCCGAGCCCCGGATGACGCAGGATCAGCAGCGCTGCGATCACATAGCCTGTGGCCTGCACCGGGCCGGCCAGGAAGATCAGTCCCGAGCTGAGCGTCTCCGCTCCGAGCCCGCCGGAGTCGGCGCCCCAGAGCATCCACGCGGCGCTCAGGCTGAGCGCGCCGCCCACCGCCAGGGCGGGAAGCATGAGCGCGAGCAGCCGCGCCGTCGGAATCTCCCCGGCGATGATGCGCTCCAGCATCCGAGCGCGCCCGACCACCAGCCCGAGCAGGAAGGCGGCGAGCGCGACCGGGCCCTGCACCAGCAGGATCGAGGGCGCGACGAGGGCGTAGGCGCCCAGCTGGAAGGCCAGGTAGCTGCCCAGACTCCCGGTATAGCCCGCGCGGGCCTCCTCAGCGGACACGATCAGCCCGGAGCTCGCCCCCGTGGCGCTCTCCATCATGGCCCCGTCGATCATCCCGGAGGACTCCATCACCGCGGTCAGCGCGCCGATGCCGAGGATCGCCAGAGCCACCACGGCCCAGAGCCCGCCGGCCAGCAGCAGCGCGGCGCGGGTGCTGATCCCACGCAGCCCCAGCAGCGCGAAGCCCAGCACCGCGTAGGCGAGCAGGATGTCCCCGACGAAGAGGAAGATCCCGTGCAGCACACCGAGGACCGCCAGTCCCAGGAAGCGACGCTGGGATCGTGAGACCTCACTGACCCCGGCGCGGTGCGCGGAGCCGGATTGCAGCACGAAGGAGAGCCCGAAGAGGAAGGAGAAGATCACATAGGACTTGCCCTCGAAGATCGCCGTGGCCGCAAAGGCCACCCATTGATCCGCACCGGCGAGCCCGGCGTCCCCGCCGACGTCCTGGCTCATCCCGGCCGAGCGACCGCCGCCGGTGAGGTTCTCCGGGAACGCGAAGTACCAGACGTTGACGGACAGGATTCCCAGCAGGGCCAGGGCGCGCAGCGCGTCGACGGCGTGAAGTCTCTCCATCCCCCCAAAATACCGGGGCGTACGTGGTCTACCGGGGACACCGTCCGCACGGTAGACCACGTAAGCCCCGGTAAAACGGAGGGGGGAGGGTCAGCGGTCGATCTCGCCTCGGATGAAGGCCTCCACCTTCTCGTGGGCGACATCATCATGGAACTGCTCCGGCGGGGACTTCATGAAGTAGCTCGAGGCGGAGAGCAGCGGCCCGCCGATGCCACGGTCCAGCCCGATCTTCGCCGCCCGGATGGCGTCGATGATCACCCCGGCGGAGTTCGGTGAGTCCCAGACCTCCAGCTTCAGCTCGATGGAGACCGGGGCGTCGCCGAAGTTGCGACCCTCCAGCCGGATGAACGCCCATTTGCGGTCATCGAGCCACTGGATGTAGTCGCTGGGCCCGATGTGGACATCGCGGTCCGCCAGGGGCGCCGAGGTGTTGGAGGTGACGGCCTGGGTCTTGGAGATCTTCTTGGACTCCAGCCGGTCGCGCTCGAGCATGTTCTTGAAGTCCATGTTCCCGCCCACGTTGAGCTGATACGTCCGGTCCAGGTGGACCCCGCGATCCTCGAAGAGGTGGGCCAGCTCCCGGTGCGTGATCGTCGCCCCGATCTGTGACTTGATGTCGTCTCCGACGATCGGCACTCCTGCCTCGGTGAACTTGGCTGCCCACTCCGGAGTCCCGGCGATGAAGACCGGCAGGGCGTTGACGAAGGCCACCCCGGCGTCGATCGCCGCCTGGGCGTAGAACCGAGCCGCCTCCTCGGAGCCGACCGGCAGGTAGCACACCAGCACCTGGACCTGCGCCTGCTTCAGCGCGGCGACCACATCCACCGGTTC from Nesterenkonia sandarakina encodes the following:
- a CDS encoding sensor histidine kinase, producing MITPSLTESPAAQAMPPGFEDLAIVRGRGMRGWFRRHPKTMNAVVIGVYVLLTLWVYPYAFYDLGRGALWLLPGYAVIVAALCFRRSHPLSVLALVALAEAALLLFYPWQGVQMWGLCFAAYAVALQRGLLVGLITGLPACVLGYLSFLRTEIWTERHGPSWWMENYYDPMGLSEFESLSILAVMMFFTVGISAGIGAAVRRGRSHEQEVLEWARRNQQLAQVAERNRIAREMHDVIAHSLSVMISLADGARIVARKDPHRAGEVLEELSGTGRTALGDMRRVIGVLREGQDVGAARRPIGESLEELYENFRQAGLPLTVSLTGPALPEDAGFGLTVHRILQESLTNVLRYGRQVTAVSVQIEHRPGPEPSESRRLSAQGLSAADQAALGMPSCGQVVLTVTDDGVHPAQGERRESVGSGQGIHGMSERAGFYNGSVYAGPAPRRGWMVRAVLEPPQKG
- a CDS encoding ABC transporter permease — encoded protein: MNPHTSRAPGSAGPGGITTAPPAALGRAELSFPRALRAEWLKLTSLRLNWWLSLVALSMMLLTLLGTVLSTRAQLSDTAQQNSALQNSAAPLDGFTLFENVFSSFTLVTLLMGALAAVAITSEHSTGSIRSSLAAVPNRSMFFTAKLLAVCGFIAGLTAVLVALSFLVLLPLAGFYDVMPELLDPGLWWLVFSSWAAVIITASLGFGLGALLRSTAGAVITYCLLLFSGPIVLGLLLGISDGAQWVIELMRFEIFALQRQFIGGASMAGDLPPALAGALLLVWAGVVLIPGWLLLTRRDA
- a CDS encoding ABC transporter ATP-binding protein, which codes for MITASGLSKTYGSRTAVDGISFALEPGRVTGFLGPNGAGKSTTMRLAMGLDRPSAGQITINGKLFAEHRAPLREVGAVLDAGAGHPGWTGEQQLRILAATHAIPRSRVQEVIEMTGLSSVADRRTKGYSLGMSQRLGIAAAMLGDPQVLIFDEPINGLDPEGVRWVRQLVRRLAGQGRTVFLSSHLMSEMAQTADHLIVLGQGRIIADQPLGDFLDTAGETRVLVRTEDSQTLMAGLAGAEVTLTCQDAETFEVRGVDARSIGRRALELGVVVHELTPLHSSLEDSYLRLTGDYVEHRSGGLS
- a CDS encoding DUF418 domain-containing protein, producing MERLHAVDALRALALLGILSVNVWYFAFPENLTGGGRSAGMSQDVGGDAGLAGADQWVAFAATAIFEGKSYVIFSFLFGLSFVLQSGSAHRAGVSEVSRSQRRFLGLAVLGVLHGIFLFVGDILLAYAVLGFALLGLRGISTRAALLLAGGLWAVVALAILGIGALTAVMESSGMIDGAMMESATGASSGLIVSAEEARAGYTGSLGSYLAFQLGAYALVAPSILLVQGPVALAAFLLGLVVGRARMLERIIAGEIPTARLLALMLPALAVGGALSLSAAWMLWGADSGGLGAETLSSGLIFLAGPVQATGYVIAALLILRHPGLGWLVRLLAPAGRMSLSNYLGQSLVLALIFSALGTPLGLGLAGELSASQVGAVVVLLWLSQLGLSRLWLHFFTRGPLEAPLRAWTYSSRMFPVKPNSPSRPQDHPSA
- a CDS encoding inositol-3-phosphate synthase; translated protein: MAEQPIRVAVVGVGNCAASLVQGVEYYKDAPDDQNVPGLMHVRFGDYHVRDVSFVAAFDVDSKKVGLDLAEAISASENNTIKIAEVPHTGVTVQRGPTLDGLGKYYRETIEESAAEPVDVVAALKQAQVQVLVCYLPVGSEEAARFYAQAAIDAGVAFVNALPVFIAGTPEWAAKFTEAGVPIVGDDIKSQIGATITHRELAHLFEDRGVHLDRTYQLNVGGNMDFKNMLERDRLESKKISKTQAVTSNTSAPLADRDVHIGPSDYIQWLDDRKWAFIRLEGRNFGDAPVSIELKLEVWDSPNSAGVIIDAIRAAKIGLDRGIGGPLLSASSYFMKSPPEQFHDDVAHEKVEAFIRGEIDR